One Cellulosimicrobium protaetiae genomic region harbors:
- a CDS encoding alpha/beta fold hydrolase, protein MSTTKPIVLLVHGAFAGSDSWDGVVERLLAQSVDVVALANPLRSVTGDAEYVRDVIAAIGRPVVLVGHSYGGIVVTGAAAGNDAVKALVYVAAFAPDAGESALQLSGKFPGSTLGETLIGYPLTSGGNELRIRGDAFPTQFAHDVPVERAVVMAAEQRPVTELALTEGLPGAEAAWRQVPSWFVFGEEDKNIPAELERFMAERAGARGTTAVAGASHALSVSHPAEVAATIIDAVAAVS, encoded by the coding sequence ATGTCCACCACGAAGCCCATCGTCCTCCTGGTCCACGGCGCGTTCGCCGGCTCCGACAGCTGGGACGGCGTCGTCGAGCGCCTCCTCGCGCAGTCGGTCGACGTCGTCGCCCTCGCCAACCCGCTGCGCTCCGTCACGGGCGACGCCGAGTACGTCCGCGACGTGATCGCGGCGATCGGTCGACCCGTCGTCCTCGTCGGACACTCGTACGGCGGCATCGTCGTCACCGGTGCCGCCGCGGGCAACGACGCCGTCAAGGCCCTCGTCTACGTCGCGGCGTTCGCGCCCGACGCCGGCGAGTCCGCGCTGCAGCTGTCGGGCAAGTTCCCCGGCAGCACGCTCGGCGAGACACTGATCGGGTACCCGCTGACGAGCGGCGGGAACGAGCTGCGCATCCGCGGCGACGCGTTCCCGACGCAGTTCGCGCACGACGTGCCCGTCGAGCGCGCCGTCGTCATGGCGGCCGAGCAGCGTCCCGTCACCGAGCTGGCGCTCACCGAGGGCCTGCCCGGGGCGGAGGCCGCCTGGCGGCAGGTCCCGTCGTGGTTCGTGTTCGGCGAGGAGGACAAGAACATCCCCGCCGAGCTCGAGCGCTTCATGGCCGAGCGCGCGGGTGCGCGCGGGACCACCGCGGTCGCGGGCGCGTCCCACGCGCTGTCGGTCTCGCACCCCGCGGAGGTCGCGGCCACGATCATCGACGCGGTCGCCGCCGTCTCCTGA